The following proteins are encoded in a genomic region of Colletotrichum higginsianum IMI 349063 chromosome 9, whole genome shotgun sequence:
- a CDS encoding Sexual development activator, translating to MSPLIAHRPPLEAVAESESYTDRPTRGGPRKFYELKVLQQPERARACAAADRRPVDPPPVVQLHVYEGPTREEARDITFSYKANFFLFAELCPARPMAHGRVNTPAAALAPVLTGMPVSGMAYLDRPTEAGYFLFPDLSVRHEGRYVLVFHLYEDIKQDEDRDPEGDSSDEAINPSFLYRMAVKSVPFSVFSAKKFPGLTESTSLSKTISEQGCRVRIRRDVRMRRRDGKPTGNEFENNPENEYRNGRRTQTPEIRSNADQYRARSSSNSSEHRAAYPSVPERRPSIVETFQAPPPPPPPMSYGPAPSTNVHLRFGSDASIAPYPPHQYGQPAVQPPPISPTTASYQSSQPSPYHPNSGYVYSSRPSSQYAASNPPPTPRDSYDRRPSAMVMPPSPSVYGSAHGPKDMDMARREPGYRRDSLPPRQLAPVSETPSQMGTKLPPMLPSIERLTSVPSHLTGRTDPIEAAPASMYNQLPEVARAGAKRGYGDTFAEDTRPLFDRQRQQDVHHDVHHASALYNQRFLPTENMEYKRADGSCKLRQNNSYLP from the exons ATGTCACCTTTAATTGCCCACCGCCCTCCGCTCGAGGCCGTAGCCGAGTCGGAGTCCTATACCGACAGACCGACGAGAGGTGGCCCAAGGAAATTTTATGAACTGAAGGTTCTGCAACAACCCGAGCGTGCGCGAGCATGTG CTGCCGCCGACCGTCGTCCTGTCGACCCACCTCCCGTTGTACAGCTGCATGTTTACGAGGGCCCCACGAGAGAAGAAGCGCGAGATATCACTTTCAGCTACAAGGCAAACTTCTTCCTGTTCGCCGAACTCTGCCCTGCTCGCCCCATGGCTCATGGGCGCGTCAATACCCCCGCTGCGGCCCTGGCTCCCGTGTTGACGGGTATGCCTGTGTCCGGGATGGCCTACCTGGACCGACCTACCGAAGCTGGCTACTTTTTGTTCCCCGACCTGTCAGTTCGGCATGAGGGACGCTACGTCCTGGTCTTTCATCTCTACGAGGATATTAAGCAGGATGAGGACCGCGATCCCGAAGGTGATTCGTccgacgaggccatcaaTCCGAGCTTTCTGTACAGAATGGCCGTCAAGTCTGTGCCTTTCAGTGTCTTTAGCGCCAAGAAGTTCCCAGGTCTTACAGAGAGCACGAGCCTGAGCAAGACCATATCGGAGCAGGGCTGCCGTGTAAGAATCCGTCGCGACGTTCGTATGAGGAGGCGTGACGGCAAACCCACCGGAAACGAATTCGAGAACAACCCCGAGAATGAGTACAGGAACGGCAGGAGGACGCAAACCCCCGAGATACGAAGCAACGCCGATCAATACCGAGCTCGATCGTCTAGTAACAGCAGCGAACACCGCGCTGCATACCCGTCGGTCCCTGAGCGGAGGCCTTCCATTGTTGAGACGTTCCAGGccccgccaccaccgccgccgcccatgtcGTACGGCCCGGCACCATCGACCAATGTTCATCTGCGATTTGGATCCGATGCCTCTATTGCCCCGTACCCCCCTCACCAGTACGGTCAACCTGcggtccagccgccgcccatTTCACCGACCACGGCTTCTTACCAATCGAGCCAGCCTTCACCGTATCACCCAAACTCCGGCTACGTCTACTCGAGTCGGCCCAGCTCGCAGTACGCAGCGAGCAacccgccgccaacgccacgCGATTCCTACGACCGACGTCCATCTGCCATGGTGATGCCGCCATCCCCTTCCGTCTATGGCTCTGCTCACGGCCCCAaggacatggacatggccAGACGTGAGCCTGGCTACAGGAGAGACTCGCTCCCCCCTCGGCAGCTGGCCCCTGTGTCAGAGACCCCCTCTCAGATGGGCACCAAGCTTCCGCCCATGCTTCCCTCCATCGAGAGGCTTACGTCGGTGCCCTCTCACTTGACAGGCCGTACTGACCCCATTGAGGCTGCTCCTGCTTCGATGTATAACCAGTTGCCGGAGGTTGCCCGTGCAGGCGCTAAGCGCGGCTACGGAGATACGTTCGCCGAGGACACGCGTCCTCTGTTTGACAGACAACGCCAACAGGACGTCCACCACGACGTCCACCACGCCAGTGCTCTTTACAATCAACGCTTCTTACCGACAGAAAACATGGAGTACAAGCGTGCTGATGGCTCATGCAAGCTTAGGCAAAACAACTCGTATTTGCCTTGA
- a CDS encoding C6 zinc finger protein, whose product MNSAQPLLPLLAAAPDHNDFDYGVFFQGDELLLGDENAYSSETLLDSPPNGVSASGHGNHGGENPSQNATTQKQRLERRGHTKSRRGCFNCKRRRIKCQETHPSCGHCVKSGLKCEYPNAPAIVHQVCLDDRSLGHASKSKSWPLASSSSATVQPARHAVLSTLHAAVLSTSPPREREHLDARGSMLVPKCKFHPLLLTVFCSGLISNKHEFLMHAILGMAACDLMSTDPSLLSFAMAHRVKAIKAIKKSLAELPRQKGTTSEHANALVATCFALTFQSVTFEDGMAEYMTFIRGILIIGTQMWIKGIKPIFVNLVGDDSHAVLEPKMEGLPLIQKEWADGAVEAIGGLRGLCRDVVEIEYFEIIMDMATKLHTSSWEAYQALSKHYGWWIQLPHEKFQRVIDMGNQTMILLASHWIALKQIMTFITNVEHECREKAPSQGNTVDLGIIRWLGYLNKQVDHEHLIYNQWPLWVESQLGRDLEFFGKRF is encoded by the exons ATGAACTCTGCTCAACCATTGCTTCCCCTTCTCGCGGCCGCGCCGGATCATAACGACTTTGATTATGGGGTATTCTTCCAGGGCGATGAGCTGCTTCTCGGAGACGAGAACGCCTATTCGAGCGAAACTCTCTTAGACTCTCCCCCAAATGGAGTATCTGCATCTGGACATGGAAACCATGGCGGAGAGAATCCATCGCAGAATGCCACCACCCAGAAGCAACGACTCGAAAGGAGGGGACATACGAAAAGTAGAAGGGGGTGTTTCAACTGCAAGCGACGGCGAATCAAG TGCCAAGAGACACATCCGTCCTGCGGTCATTGTGTCAAGTCGGGACTGAAATGCGAATATCCAAATGCCCCAGCTATCGTACACCAGGTATGTTTAGACGATCGTAGTTTGGGTCACGCGTCTAAGTCGAAGTCATGGCCTCTAGCCTCATCATCAAGTGCCACTGTTCAGCCTGCAAGACATGCGGTTCTTTCAACACTTCATGCTGCAGTGTTATCCACATCACCCCCTAGGGAACGAGAACATCTGGACGCACGAGGTTCCATGCTTGTCCCAAAGTGTAAGTTCCATCCTTTGCTCTTGACGGTATTTTGCTCAGGTCTTATCTCCAACAAGCACGAGTTTCTCATGCACGCCATCCTCGGCATGGCCGCCTGCGATCTGATGAGCACCGACCCGAGCCTTTTGAGCTTTGCCATGGCACACCGcgtcaaggccatcaaggccatcaAGAAGTCCCTCGCCGAGTTGCCCCGTCAAAAGGGCACGACGTCGGAGCACGCCAACGCGCTGGTGGCGACGTGCTTCGCGTTGACGTTCCAGTCGGTGACGTTCGAGGACGGCATGGCCGAGTACATGACTTTCATCCGCGGcatcctcatcatcggcacGCAGATGtggatcaagggcatcaaGCCCATCTTTGTGAACCTCGTCGGTGACGATTCGCACGCCGTGCTGGAGCCCAAGATGGAGGGCCTGCCGCTGATCCAGAAAGAATGGGCCGATGGCGCGGTTGAGGCCATCGGGGGGCTGCGAGGGCTTTGCCGGGATGTGGTGGAGATTGAGTATTTCGAGATCATCATGGACATGGCGACCAAGCTGCATACGTCGTCGTGGGAAG CGTATCAAGCCCTATCGAAGCACTACGGATGGTGGATCCAGCTCCCGCACGAGAAGTTCCAGCGCGTCATCGACATGGGGAACCAGACCATGATCCTCCTGGCGAGCCACTGGATCGCCTTGAAGCAGATCATGACCTTCATCACCAACGTAGAGCACGAGTGCCGCGAGAAGGCGCCGTCACAAGGGAACACGGTCGATCTGGGCATTATTCGCTGGCTGGGGTATCTCAACAAGCAGGTTGACCACGAGCACCTCATCTACAACCAGTGGCCGTTGTGGGTAGAGAGCCAGCTGGGCCGGGATTTGGAATTCTTCGGGAAGAGATTCTGA